In Bacteroidota bacterium, one genomic interval encodes:
- a CDS encoding serine hydrolase: MSVKKNLVSLVILTVFSSCLFAQLPKIINTQQVPGISKNDTGLVYGILKSNPAYFKEILNNPAGYGVQVIYTQIDRDSLNIPSLKRYYYGPVNREFFYPASLVKLPCSLLAIEKINSLNDKGLTLNTVMLTDSTNACQKKVYIDPTAVNDKPSVANYLKRMLLVSDNEAYNRIYEFLGQEYIHNTLNSKGYSSTRILNRFDADCSLELNRFTNRVSFFDSTGKLLYIKDAQENKMKYDPPLGQVKKGRGYLDRNDKYVNGPKDFTYSNYLSLSDVNEMLQSVIFPGSVNEKKRFELTESDRMLLLKNMSMYPRESAGPLYNKEKYFDSFKKYFIYGRNNKSRVSSDTLRIFNVVGQSYGYLSDCAYIVDYKNKIEFMLSAVIYVNKDGVINDNKYEYKEIGFPFLLDLSKAIYTFEKGRMRQYEPRLDELKITR; this comes from the coding sequence ATGTCGGTAAAAAAAAATCTTGTTTCGTTGGTCATTTTAACAGTTTTTAGTAGTTGTTTGTTCGCGCAGCTGCCAAAAATAATCAACACACAACAAGTTCCCGGAATTTCAAAAAATGACACGGGGCTTGTTTATGGTATTCTAAAATCAAATCCGGCATATTTTAAAGAAATTCTCAATAATCCTGCCGGTTACGGGGTGCAGGTTATTTATACGCAAATTGATCGTGATTCGCTTAATATACCTTCCTTAAAGCGCTATTATTACGGACCTGTAAACAGGGAATTCTTCTATCCCGCCAGCCTTGTTAAGCTGCCATGTTCGTTATTGGCGATCGAAAAAATAAATTCGTTAAATGACAAAGGGCTTACTTTAAACACCGTAATGCTGACAGATAGCACCAATGCATGCCAGAAGAAAGTTTACATTGATCCCACCGCAGTAAATGACAAACCTTCGGTGGCGAATTATCTGAAACGTATGTTATTGGTAAGCGACAATGAAGCGTATAATAGGATCTATGAATTCCTTGGACAGGAATATATTCACAACACACTGAACTCAAAAGGCTATAGTTCAACCCGTATCCTTAACAGGTTTGATGCGGATTGCAGCCTGGAGCTGAACAGGTTTACCAACCGGGTTTCTTTTTTCGATTCAACGGGGAAGCTGCTATATATAAAGGATGCGCAAGAGAATAAGATGAAATATGATCCTCCTTTGGGACAGGTTAAAAAGGGAAGGGGCTATTTAGACAGGAATGATAAGTATGTGAATGGCCCCAAAGATTTTACCTATTCAAATTATCTATCGTTAAGTGATGTGAATGAGATGCTTCAGTCTGTAATTTTTCCGGGTTCTGTTAATGAAAAAAAGCGTTTTGAATTGACAGAATCCGACCGCATGCTTTTACTTAAAAACATGTCCATGTATCCGCGTGAGTCAGCCGGCCCCTTATACAACAAAGAAAAATACTTCGACAGCTTTAAAAAGTATTTTATTTATGGAAGAAATAATAAATCGCGGGTCAGTTCGGATACTTTGCGGATATTTAATGTAGTTGGCCAGTCGTATGGCTATCTGAGCGATTGTGCATATATAGTCGATTACAAAAATAAAATTGAATTTATGCTGTCGGCCGTTATTTATGTGAATAAAGATGGAGTTATAAACGACAATAAATATGAATACAAAGAGATCGGATTCCCTTTTTTACTTGATCTGAGTAAGGCTATTTACACATTTGAAAAGGGCAGGATGCGGCAGTATGAACCCCGGCTGGATGAATTGAAAATTACTCGTTAA
- a CDS encoding MerR family transcriptional regulator: MPYKEKETQKLYYSIGEVAEQFKVNPSLIRFWEKEFDIIKPQKNKKGNRLFTQADVDNFYIIFHLVKERGYTLQGAKEKLKLNFKEVTSGAEVVKTLTGIKRFLLDIKANL; encoded by the coding sequence ATGCCATACAAAGAAAAGGAAACTCAAAAACTGTATTACTCCATCGGCGAAGTGGCCGAACAATTCAAGGTAAATCCTTCCCTTATTCGCTTTTGGGAAAAGGAATTTGATATTATTAAACCCCAGAAGAATAAAAAAGGTAATCGCCTTTTTACCCAGGCCGATGTGGATAATTTTTATATTATATTTCACCTGGTGAAGGAAAGAGGCTATACTTTACAGGGAGCAAAAGAAAAGCTGAAGCTGAACTTTAAGGAAGTTACATCCGGTGCAGAGGTGGTTAAAACGCTTACCGGCATCAAACGGTTTTTACTCGATATAAAGGCAAATTTGTGA
- a CDS encoding IS66 family transposase: MVKTYKNTSKEELITELIASKEELSEKDLTITQLQEQLTQIKKLIYGSKSERFVPSENPQQVVIDFDLPSDKETASDKTQKISYIRRKAKQNKVVSTGRTAIPAHLPRVEIVIEPKEDVTGLKKIGEEITEELELEPAHFVVKKYIRPKYVKADGDGILVGSLHSRPIDKGIPGPGFLATILTDKYLDHLPLYRQMKRYERMGVKLDDSTFSSWVQACCRLIEPLYDELKKQVLSETYLQADETPIKVLDPSKKGTTHRGYYWVYHSPHKRLVLFDYREGRGREGPSEMLKDFLGFLQTDGYGVYDDFDKRDSITHVNCWAHARRMFDEALDNDKTRAEFALVKIQQLYEIERQAREESYTYEQRHHLRQVKALPVLSELQHWLKGNFNQVTPKGLIGKAILYMVARWTKLYRYTQSGELEIDNNLVENAIRPVAFGRKNYLFAGSHQAAKRAGMVYSLLASCKHNNIEPNTWLKNPTLG, from the coding sequence GTGGTTAAAACGTATAAAAATACTTCTAAAGAAGAACTCATTACAGAATTAATTGCCAGCAAAGAAGAACTAAGCGAAAAAGATCTTACCATTACCCAGCTTCAGGAACAATTAACTCAGATCAAAAAACTAATTTACGGCAGCAAAAGTGAACGGTTTGTTCCATCCGAAAATCCACAGCAGGTTGTAATTGATTTTGATCTTCCATCGGATAAAGAAACAGCATCGGATAAAACGCAAAAGATATCTTACATCCGCCGCAAGGCGAAACAAAATAAAGTTGTATCAACCGGAAGAACGGCAATACCTGCCCATCTGCCAAGAGTGGAAATTGTGATCGAACCCAAAGAAGATGTAACAGGATTAAAAAAGATTGGCGAAGAAATAACCGAAGAACTGGAACTGGAACCCGCACATTTTGTTGTAAAGAAATACATCCGTCCAAAATATGTAAAAGCGGATGGTGATGGAATACTTGTGGGATCGCTTCATTCACGCCCCATAGATAAAGGCATTCCTGGACCGGGATTTTTAGCAACAATACTTACAGATAAATATTTAGATCATTTACCGCTCTACCGGCAAATGAAGCGTTACGAACGCATGGGGGTGAAATTAGATGATTCTACTTTTTCATCCTGGGTGCAGGCCTGTTGCAGGTTGATAGAGCCCTTGTATGATGAATTAAAAAAACAAGTACTCAGTGAAACATATTTACAGGCCGATGAAACTCCGATAAAAGTACTTGATCCTTCAAAGAAGGGAACTACACACCGTGGGTATTATTGGGTGTATCATTCTCCGCACAAGCGTTTAGTTTTGTTTGATTACCGTGAAGGCCGTGGCCGTGAAGGACCATCAGAAATGCTCAAAGATTTTTTAGGTTTTTTGCAAACCGATGGGTATGGTGTGTATGATGATTTTGATAAGAGAGACAGTATAACTCATGTCAACTGTTGGGCTCATGCACGGCGTATGTTTGATGAAGCGCTGGACAACGACAAAACAAGAGCGGAATTTGCTCTTGTAAAAATCCAGCAGCTCTATGAGATAGAACGGCAGGCAAGAGAGGAAAGTTATACTTATGAACAACGGCATCACTTGCGTCAGGTAAAGGCGTTACCTGTACTGAGTGAACTGCAACATTGGCTAAAGGGTAACTTTAATCAGGTAACACCAAAGGGTTTAATCGGCAAAGCCATTTTGTATATGGTAGCACGCTGGACAAAACTTTACCGCTACACTCAAAGCGGAGAACTTGAAATTGATAACAACCTTGTGGAAAACGCTATCCGTCCGGTCGCATTTGGAAGAAAAAATTATTTATTTGCAGGCTCGCACCAGGCTGCAAAACGTGCCGGTATGGTTTACTCTTTGCTTGCAAGTTGCAAACACAACAATATCGAACCCAACACTTGGCTAAAAAACCCAACACTTGGCTAA
- the tnpB gene encoding IS66 family insertion sequence element accessory protein TnpB, with protein sequence MRKGFDGLCGLVHNEFLQNPLSGSVYIFFNRPKNRIKLLHWQGDGFAVFYKRLEKGTYELPQIKAESTHAEISAQQLLLILEGISLLSIKKRKRYEQKAV encoded by the coding sequence ATGCGCAAAGGCTTTGATGGTTTATGTGGATTAGTACACAATGAGTTTTTGCAAAATCCTTTAAGCGGATCGGTGTACATATTTTTCAATCGCCCCAAAAACCGGATTAAGCTATTGCATTGGCAAGGCGATGGCTTTGCGGTTTTTTATAAGCGATTGGAAAAAGGCACATACGAACTTCCTCAGATAAAAGCTGAATCAACGCATGCTGAAATTTCCGCTCAACAACTGCTGTTGATCTTGGAAGGCATCTCGCTTTTATCAATAAAAAAAAGGAAGCGATATGAACAAAAAGCTGTTTGA
- a CDS encoding transposase — translation MENTITARKIRKRYTAEEIQSFLDQWQSSGQSTKTFCQEHNLGYYAFCSWKKRSNQHPKKVTVSPSAFVPLKVKQARIGTVFAEINFSNGNQLTVYSSVPAIFLKNILR, via the coding sequence ATGGAAAACACCATCACCGCAAGAAAAATCCGGAAACGTTACACCGCAGAGGAAATCCAATCCTTCCTGGATCAATGGCAATCAAGCGGGCAAAGCACAAAAACATTTTGCCAGGAGCATAATTTGGGCTATTACGCCTTTTGCAGTTGGAAAAAGCGAAGCAATCAACACCCCAAAAAAGTGACGGTAAGTCCATCGGCCTTTGTGCCCTTGAAAGTGAAGCAAGCACGGATAGGGACAGTGTTTGCAGAAATAAATTTTTCAAATGGCAATCAATTGACTGTTTACTCATCGGTTCCGGCCATTTTTCTAAAAAACATTTTGCGCTGA